From a region of the Sphingopyxis sp. YR583 genome:
- the aroB gene encoding 3-dehydroquinate synthase: MESLTVELGSRSYPILIGDGLIREIGAHVAPLLKRPRTMIVTDTHVADHYLIPLGTALAMENISFSSFVLEPGEGTKSWAGLARLTEWLIGEGVERGDHVIALGGGVIGDLVGFACSIVKRGCNFIQVPTTLLAQVDSSVGGKTAINVPAGKNLIGAFHQPALVVIDPTTLETLPRRELGAGYAEVVKYGLIDDADFFAWCESNGAALLAGDSSARAHAIAHSVASKARIVAADERETQDIRALLNLGHSFGHALEAETGYSDRLLHGEAVAAGMVLAHQFSAARGLCTAEDAERVRAHLASVDLPHSLASAGVNTDGATLAGHMAHDKKVRGGKLPLILTRGIGRSFVTEDYGLDAVAEFLDA, from the coding sequence ATGGAAAGCCTGACCGTCGAACTCGGCAGCCGCAGTTATCCGATATTGATCGGCGACGGACTGATCCGCGAGATCGGCGCGCATGTCGCGCCGCTGCTTAAACGCCCGCGCACGATGATCGTCACCGACACCCATGTCGCCGATCATTATCTGATCCCGCTCGGCACCGCGCTGGCCATGGAAAATATCTCCTTCTCCTCCTTCGTCCTCGAACCGGGCGAAGGCACGAAGAGCTGGGCGGGTCTTGCGCGGCTGACCGAATGGCTGATCGGCGAAGGCGTTGAACGCGGCGACCATGTCATCGCGCTGGGCGGCGGCGTGATCGGCGATCTCGTCGGTTTCGCGTGCAGCATCGTCAAGCGCGGCTGCAATTTCATCCAGGTGCCCACCACCTTGCTGGCGCAGGTCGACAGCAGCGTCGGCGGCAAGACGGCGATCAACGTGCCCGCCGGAAAGAATTTGATCGGGGCCTTCCATCAACCCGCACTGGTCGTGATCGACCCGACGACGCTCGAAACGCTGCCGCGTCGTGAACTTGGTGCGGGCTATGCCGAGGTCGTCAAATATGGTCTGATCGACGACGCCGATTTCTTTGCCTGGTGCGAAAGCAATGGCGCGGCGCTGCTCGCGGGCGACAGCTCGGCACGCGCGCATGCGATTGCCCACAGCGTTGCGTCCAAGGCGCGGATCGTCGCGGCCGACGAGCGCGAGACGCAGGATATCCGCGCACTGCTTAATCTCGGCCACAGCTTCGGCCACGCATTGGAAGCCGAAACCGGCTATTCGGACCGCCTGCTCCACGGCGAGGCGGTGGCTGCGGGCATGGTCCTCGCGCATCAATTCTCGGCCGCGAGAGGCCTCTGCACCGCCGAGGACGCCGAGCGGGTGCGTGCGCATCTGGCGAGCGTCGACCTGCCGCACAGCCTCGCCAGTGCCGGGGTCAACACCGACGGCGCAACGCTCGCCGGTCATATGGCGCACGACAAGAAAGTGCGCGGCGGCAAACTGCCGCTGATCCTGACCCGCGGCATCGGACGGAGCTTCGTCACCGAGGATTATGGGCTCGACGCGGTCGCCGAATTTCTGGACGCCTGA